In a genomic window of Terriglobia bacterium:
- the coaBC gene encoding bifunctional phosphopantothenoylcysteine decarboxylase/phosphopantothenate--cysteine ligase CoaBC, with translation MAVKVGLGVTGCIAAYKAVEVMRGLQKAGVSVQVVLTRSARRFVAPLTFEALSGQSVITGMFRSGGNLSIEHIHLAQEIQMLAVVPATANILGKFAHGIADDFLSTLYLSCPAPVLLAPAMNVEMWKHPAVRTSVEILKHRGHIFVDPEPGTLACGMEGEGRLAEVDRIVAGILEALHSGESLAGQKVLVTAGPTIEDLDPIRFLSNRSSGKMGYAVAQAARQRGAEVVLVSGPTGLDPPAGVRVIPVRSADEMKTAVLDLYPHMDIVLKAAAVADYRPAEYAPEKLKKSGQAVALSLVPTDDILARLGATKKNQVLVGFTAETQDLLARAREKMVRKNLDMMVANDVSSGVFGADTATVHVLSSCGNTVTIQNRSKLEIAHRILDLALRVRHVRAENP, from the coding sequence GTGGCAGTGAAGGTCGGTCTGGGGGTGACGGGCTGCATCGCGGCATACAAAGCCGTGGAAGTCATGCGCGGTTTGCAGAAGGCAGGAGTCTCGGTGCAGGTCGTCCTCACGCGTTCTGCCCGCCGCTTCGTCGCGCCGCTGACCTTTGAAGCACTCTCCGGGCAAAGTGTGATCACCGGCATGTTCCGCTCCGGCGGAAACCTTTCGATTGAGCACATCCATCTCGCCCAGGAAATCCAGATGCTCGCCGTGGTTCCGGCAACCGCCAACATCCTGGGCAAGTTCGCGCACGGCATCGCCGATGATTTCCTGTCCACGCTGTACCTGTCCTGCCCGGCCCCGGTCCTGCTGGCGCCGGCCATGAATGTGGAGATGTGGAAACATCCCGCTGTGCGCACCAGCGTCGAAATTCTGAAACATCGCGGACACATCTTCGTCGATCCCGAGCCGGGCACCCTCGCCTGCGGCATGGAGGGTGAGGGGAGACTCGCCGAGGTCGACAGGATCGTGGCAGGCATTCTTGAGGCCTTGCATTCCGGCGAATCTCTGGCCGGACAGAAGGTCCTGGTTACGGCGGGGCCCACTATCGAGGACCTGGATCCGATCCGATTTCTGTCAAACCGCAGTTCGGGAAAAATGGGATATGCGGTCGCGCAGGCGGCGCGCCAGCGCGGCGCCGAAGTCGTACTGGTATCCGGTCCGACCGGGCTCGATCCACCGGCCGGAGTGCGCGTGATCCCGGTGCGTTCGGCGGACGAAATGAAGACGGCAGTGCTCGATCTCTATCCACATATGGACATCGTGCTCAAGGCGGCCGCGGTTGCCGATTATCGTCCCGCAGAGTATGCACCGGAAAAGCTTAAGAAGAGCGGACAGGCCGTCGCTCTGTCGCTCGTTCCCACCGACGATATTCTGGCGCGGCTCGGGGCCACGAAGAAAAACCAGGTTCTGGTCGGATTCACTGCCGAAACCCAGGATCTGCTGGCACGCGCACGCGAAAAGATGGTGCGCAAGAACCTGGATATGATGGTCGCCAACGATGTTTCCAGCGGCGTCTTCGGGGCCGATACCGCCACGGTCCATGTCTTGAGTTCCTGCGGCAATACCGTAACGATCCAGAATCGCTCCAAGCTGGAGATCGCTCATCGCATCCTGGATCTGGCGCTGCGGGTGCGTCACGTTCGCGCCGAGAATCCATAG
- the rpoZ gene encoding DNA-directed RNA polymerase subunit omega, translating to MPKIPEGIGSKYRFIIIAAERAKQLQNRAKPKVKIRSAKPAHIAMREVEDGLISFEIPQPPEPTPES from the coding sequence ATGCCGAAGATCCCTGAAGGTATCGGATCTAAATATCGTTTCATCATCATTGCTGCCGAAAGAGCCAAGCAGCTGCAGAACAGGGCCAAGCCGAAGGTCAAGATCAGGTCTGCAAAGCCTGCACATATCGCGATGCGCGAGGTGGAAGACGGACTGATCAGTTTCGAAATTCCGCAACCGCCGGAGCCGACTCCGGAAAGCTAG
- the gmk gene encoding guanylate kinase yields the protein MPRKGSLIIVSGPSGAGKSALASAVLAILPGLRFSISYTTRAPRGNEREGVEYHFVTKSEFEALIRGGDLLEWAEVYGNYYGTARRFIDDRLEQGDDVLLDIDVQGARTMRGKRPDAISIFIMPPSYQVLRMRLENRRLDKEYVIEQRLKIARREIVQYRDYDYLIVNDEFDVSVEKLRAIILGSRCRMTSRAESAESIVATFGGMDAEDP from the coding sequence ATGCCCCGAAAAGGCAGCCTGATCATCGTATCGGGGCCATCCGGAGCGGGTAAGTCCGCCCTTGCCTCGGCTGTGCTGGCGATTCTGCCGGGCCTGCGCTTCTCGATCTCGTATACCACTCGGGCGCCGAGGGGAAACGAGCGCGAGGGAGTGGAGTACCATTTCGTCACCAAGTCGGAGTTCGAGGCTCTGATCCGAGGCGGCGATCTGCTGGAGTGGGCTGAAGTTTACGGAAACTATTACGGCACGGCGCGCCGGTTCATCGACGACAGGCTCGAGCAGGGAGACGATGTCCTGCTGGATATAGATGTGCAAGGTGCCCGCACCATGCGTGGGAAGCGGCCGGATGCCATCAGCATCTTTATTATGCCCCCCTCCTACCAGGTGTTGCGGATGCGGCTGGAAAACCGGCGGCTCGACAAAGAGTACGTCATTGAACAACGGCTCAAGATCGCGCGCCGTGAAATCGTGCAATACCGGGATTACGATTATCTGATCGTCAATGACGAGTTTGATGTGTCTGTAGAGAAACTGAGAGCCATCATATTGGGATCCCGTTGTCGAATGACTTCGCGAGCCGAGTCAGCTGAGTCGATTGTTGCTACGTTTGGAGGAATGGATGCCGAAGATCCCTGA
- a CDS encoding YicC family protein, giving the protein MTGYGAVSLQKDGATVAAEVRTGNHRFLDLHVRLAREYGFLEADISQLVRDALHRGRVDVAVTVQAAIPTECLVSLSTARSYVEAAARLRDEFHLEDTLDLKALLTLPGVLQSQNLFSPEQPAAGADLRGFVLAGVRQALETVLQMRRQEGQALESEMKRYLRNIRDKVASIRAYMPAVLVEYRQRLEERLKFLLPQVTPDPQRLAQEVALLAEKSDISEEITRLESHLDQYAGVLDDGREVGKKMDFLLQEMHREVNTVLSKTGHLEVTRLGIALKADIEKLREQVQNVE; this is encoded by the coding sequence ATGACTGGCTACGGCGCAGTATCGCTCCAGAAGGACGGAGCCACGGTTGCCGCCGAAGTTCGGACGGGAAATCACCGCTTTCTGGATCTCCACGTTCGTCTGGCCCGTGAGTATGGTTTTCTGGAGGCCGACATTTCTCAACTGGTACGCGATGCGCTGCACCGCGGCCGGGTTGATGTAGCAGTCACGGTTCAAGCGGCCATCCCCACAGAATGCCTTGTCAGCCTGAGCACGGCCCGAAGCTACGTGGAAGCCGCCGCCCGGCTTCGCGACGAGTTTCACCTGGAGGATACGCTCGACTTGAAAGCGCTGTTGACTCTACCGGGTGTGCTCCAAAGCCAGAATCTCTTTTCACCCGAACAGCCCGCAGCAGGGGCGGACCTTCGTGGATTTGTGCTGGCCGGAGTGCGCCAGGCCCTGGAGACAGTGCTGCAGATGCGGCGTCAGGAGGGGCAGGCGCTCGAATCTGAGATGAAGCGGTATCTCCGCAACATCCGTGACAAGGTGGCCTCGATTCGTGCCTATATGCCGGCAGTGCTGGTCGAGTACAGGCAGAGGCTGGAGGAAAGGCTGAAGTTTCTCCTTCCTCAAGTGACGCCGGATCCTCAGCGGTTGGCCCAGGAAGTCGCGTTGCTCGCGGAGAAATCCGACATCTCGGAAGAGATCACCAGGCTGGAAAGCCACCTCGATCAATACGCGGGCGTTCTGGATGACGGGCGCGAGGTGGGGAAGAAGATGGATTTTCTGCTTCAGGAGATGCACCGGGAGGTCAATACGGTGCTGTCGAAAACGGGACACCTCGAAGTGACGCGCCTTGGGATCGCGCTCAAGGCCGACATCGAGAAGTTGCGCGAACAGGTTCAAAACGTGGAATAG
- a CDS encoding ABC transporter ATP-binding protein/permease: MNDFRRLLPFIRPYRLNLGISFVLLFAAGIFEVLTTALAIPLLDELLGTQTVQLNGDLQKKLELLKRGLALLPGSLLEEVAVALLVFTLVKGLCLYFSNYLMSYAGQGVVTDLRNQLYRHVLSQSMGFFSRSSTGLLMSRMNSDVEQVQEAVSTSVADLFRESVLLISLTVWIFFIDWRLAGLSLAIAPLALGLTMAMGKRIRQASLHSRENVASLSDLLQQSLTGMRILKAFGMEEHEQNRFQKVAAKLFSANMRAASIQFVNSPVMEMLAVVCIVPLLIYANARIHAHTLTPGLFGGSIYSLFRMYDPIRKLSRLHVNFQRAFASASRINELFDTHVEIHDRPGARALEGVDDSVRFENVCFDYQGPRGQKPVLKNINLRVQRNRVVALVGSSGSGKSTLVSLIPRFYDVSSGAVLIDGVDVRDYTQSSLRRNIAIVTQDTFLFNDTIHNNIAYGDIRASEERIVAAARAALAHDFIMQMPKKYETRIGERGQRLSGGERQRISIARAILRNAPILILDEATSALDSESEQLVQQALGNLMQDRTTFVIAHRLSTIRNADMIVVIDKGRILEIGTHDSLLECNGLYYRYFRLQTDEAFAQGQA, translated from the coding sequence ATGAACGATTTCCGCCGGCTGTTACCCTTCATACGACCCTATCGTCTCAATCTGGGCATCTCCTTCGTCCTGCTCTTTGCGGCCGGGATCTTCGAGGTTCTGACCACCGCCCTGGCCATCCCCCTGCTGGATGAACTTCTGGGCACGCAGACGGTCCAATTGAACGGCGATCTCCAGAAGAAGCTGGAGCTACTGAAGCGGGGTCTGGCCCTGTTGCCCGGGAGCCTCCTCGAAGAAGTAGCGGTCGCCCTCCTTGTATTCACCCTCGTGAAGGGGCTGTGCCTCTATTTTTCCAACTACCTCATGAGCTATGCGGGGCAGGGGGTCGTGACTGACCTGCGCAATCAGCTCTACCGGCACGTGCTGAGCCAGTCGATGGGCTTCTTCTCCAGAAGCTCCACAGGCCTCTTGATGTCGCGGATGAACAGCGATGTCGAGCAAGTACAGGAAGCCGTATCAACGTCCGTGGCCGACCTGTTTCGTGAATCGGTGCTCCTGATTTCGCTGACCGTCTGGATTTTTTTTATCGACTGGCGGCTCGCCGGTTTGTCGCTCGCGATCGCCCCGCTGGCTCTTGGTCTCACCATGGCCATGGGCAAACGAATCAGGCAGGCCAGCCTTCACAGCCGGGAAAACGTTGCCTCCCTGAGCGACTTGCTGCAGCAGTCGCTCACGGGAATGCGGATCCTGAAAGCATTCGGGATGGAAGAACATGAACAGAACCGTTTTCAGAAGGTCGCCGCCAAGTTGTTCTCAGCCAACATGAGGGCCGCCAGCATCCAGTTTGTCAACTCCCCGGTCATGGAGATGCTGGCGGTGGTTTGTATAGTTCCGCTCCTTATATACGCGAATGCACGCATCCATGCGCACACCTTGACGCCAGGCCTCTTCGGCGGATCGATCTATTCTCTCTTCCGCATGTACGATCCGATCCGGAAGCTCAGCCGCCTGCACGTCAATTTCCAGCGCGCCTTCGCCTCGGCATCGCGGATCAACGAGCTCTTCGACACGCATGTGGAGATTCACGACCGGCCCGGCGCCCGCGCGCTCGAAGGCGTGGACGATTCGGTCAGGTTTGAAAACGTGTGCTTTGACTATCAAGGCCCGCGGGGCCAGAAGCCCGTGCTGAAGAACATCAATCTCCGGGTCCAGCGCAATCGGGTGGTCGCCCTGGTCGGGAGCAGCGGCTCGGGCAAATCCACGCTGGTGAGCCTGATTCCTCGCTTTTACGACGTGTCGTCGGGTGCGGTGCTGATCGACGGCGTGGATGTGCGCGACTACACTCAGAGCTCGCTGCGCAGGAACATCGCTATCGTCACTCAGGACACATTCCTTTTCAACGACACCATCCACAACAATATCGCCTACGGCGACATTCGAGCGTCGGAGGAGAGGATCGTCGCGGCCGCACGCGCCGCGCTGGCACACGATTTCATCATGCAGATGCCGAAGAAGTATGAAACGCGCATCGGCGAGCGCGGCCAGCGGTTATCCGGGGGGGAGAGGCAGAGGATTTCCATTGCGCGCGCCATCCTGCGCAATGCACCGATCCTGATCCTGGATGAAGCCACATCGGCGCTTGATTCGGAATCCGAGCAGCTTGTGCAGCAAGCCTTGGGCAATCTCATGCAGGATCGGACCACGTTCGTCATTGCACACCGGCTGTCGACCATCCGCAACGCGGACATGATCGTTGTCATAGATAAAGGCAGAATATTGGAGATCGGCACCCACGACAGCCTCCTGGAATGTAACGGCCTTTACTATCGCTATTTCCGCCTCCAGACCGACGAAGCGTTTGCCCAGGGGCAAGCCTGA
- a CDS encoding FecR domain-containing protein, with the protein MARKLIFLILALSLCSFYGMAQSKDYFRIARLSYLEGHVSFQHTDEVEWTAASINMALQPGDRIYTGENGRAEIEFDDGSVLRLAEKTDVEILTMREELIQLRALIGLCSLTSRSGVGFEVNTPAAAFTTSEKGSYRFDIAENGDSDAIVRKGAIEAANNRFSKHVSSGEVLHVPAAENATEVLARYDQRDAWDEWNDRRNADENAYESRRYVADSTYMGVGDLDRYGRWVDVSGYGPAWVPQVSVGWSPYWEGRWWYRPLWGWTWVSYEPWGWLPYHYGRWYDSPGFGWCWLPGPSFGFHFFSPGLVRFYQGSGWLSWCPLGPGDYYDVNNFYFNFNNRANLYYLNELRLLQRRSPDDLINRQGPGAFRSVRTDVFVNGSLGARVQQVRGIDPRQGGRIVTGNLDVRPTARSFAPAPDRVAERPNIKARAVVVRTQPEFRARGDKFVSITNPQIAVPRTRADQSARDVRAVPNTSSRSTQDVPARNAAPARSYQIPQSRSSSSGQAGRDMQTAPQRQNSVPRTQAPPANNAPGRMIDSAPPGSRPGMSSSGSSSGRTQDYNPPARQMDRSSSSSSSSIDRSSSMGSSSGSSGISRPSASAAPPSSAAPRSAPPASSAPPASSGAVKKMPERQMSSNYAPRSYQAPRDYQPERAVAPQAQTAARSVSSWNGSQNESSSNARSYAARPSYNNGGSSAVTRVTPQSSAPRAAAQQYSAPRSVPQYSAPRAAPQSSAPRAAPQSSAPRAAPQSSAPRSGSQSPRRR; encoded by the coding sequence ATGGCACGCAAACTGATCTTTCTGATCCTGGCCCTGAGCCTGTGCAGTTTCTATGGCATGGCACAGTCGAAGGACTATTTCCGCATCGCAAGGTTATCCTATCTGGAAGGACACGTGAGCTTCCAGCACACCGATGAGGTGGAGTGGACGGCGGCCAGCATCAACATGGCGCTTCAGCCCGGCGATCGCATCTATACGGGCGAAAATGGCAGGGCGGAAATCGAGTTTGACGATGGTTCGGTTCTGCGCCTGGCCGAGAAGACCGACGTCGAAATCCTGACAATGAGGGAGGAGTTGATTCAGCTGCGCGCCTTGATCGGCTTGTGCTCTCTGACCAGTCGAAGCGGCGTGGGGTTCGAGGTCAACACTCCGGCCGCCGCATTTACGACCAGCGAGAAGGGCAGCTACCGGTTTGATATTGCGGAAAACGGCGATTCCGACGCAATCGTCAGGAAGGGTGCGATCGAGGCAGCCAACAACCGCTTCTCTAAGCACGTTTCGTCCGGGGAAGTTCTGCATGTTCCCGCTGCCGAGAATGCAACGGAGGTTCTGGCGCGCTACGACCAGCGCGACGCATGGGATGAATGGAACGACCGCCGCAACGCCGATGAGAATGCTTATGAGAGCAGGAGGTATGTTGCGGATTCGACCTACATGGGGGTCGGTGACTTGGATAGGTACGGCCGCTGGGTGGACGTGAGCGGCTATGGCCCGGCTTGGGTGCCGCAGGTCAGCGTCGGTTGGTCTCCTTACTGGGAAGGGCGCTGGTGGTATCGGCCTCTCTGGGGCTGGACTTGGGTTTCGTATGAGCCCTGGGGTTGGTTGCCCTATCACTACGGTCGCTGGTATGACAGCCCCGGATTCGGCTGGTGCTGGCTGCCTGGACCGTCATTTGGTTTCCATTTCTTTTCGCCGGGATTGGTCAGATTCTATCAGGGATCGGGCTGGCTTTCCTGGTGCCCACTCGGGCCCGGCGATTACTATGATGTCAATAACTTCTATTTTAACTTCAACAATAGGGCTAACCTGTATTATCTCAATGAATTGAGACTGTTGCAGCGGCGCAGCCCCGACGATCTCATCAACCGGCAGGGTCCGGGAGCTTTCCGCAGCGTGCGAACCGATGTGTTTGTGAATGGGAGTCTGGGAGCCAGGGTGCAGCAGGTGCGCGGGATTGATCCGCGGCAGGGTGGGCGAATCGTCACCGGAAATCTCGACGTGCGGCCGACAGCACGAAGCTTCGCGCCGGCGCCTGACCGGGTTGCGGAACGCCCGAACATCAAGGCCCGCGCCGTGGTGGTTCGCACCCAGCCGGAATTCAGAGCGCGCGGTGACAAGTTCGTTTCCATCACTAACCCGCAGATCGCCGTGCCGCGGACACGCGCGGACCAATCGGCAAGAGACGTGAGAGCAGTGCCGAACACGAGCAGCCGCAGCACCCAGGATGTTCCGGCCCGCAATGCCGCCCCGGCAAGATCGTATCAGATCCCGCAATCCCGCTCCTCGTCGAGTGGACAGGCGGGAAGGGATATGCAGACGGCGCCGCAGCGCCAGAATTCAGTGCCGCGCACGCAGGCGCCACCCGCGAATAACGCCCCTGGGCGCATGATCGATTCCGCACCCCCGGGATCCCGGCCCGGAATGAGTTCGTCCGGCAGCTCTTCAGGAAGAACCCAAGACTACAACCCTCCGGCAAGGCAGATGGATCGATCCTCTTCTTCTTCCTCTTCTTCGATAGATAGATCTTCCTCTATGGGATCTTCAAGCGGATCTTCGGGGATTTCAAGGCCTTCGGCGAGTGCTGCACCGCCCTCGAGTGCCGCACCGCGGAGTGCGCCGCCGGCGAGTTCAGCACCTCCGGCCAGTTCGGGTGCGGTCAAGAAGATGCCTGAAAGGCAAATGTCGTCTAACTACGCTCCCCGTTCATACCAGGCCCCTCGGGACTACCAGCCGGAACGGGCGGTCGCACCCCAGGCGCAGACCGCGGCCAGGTCGGTGTCATCCTGGAATGGCAGCCAGAACGAGTCCAGCAGCAACGCACGCTCGTATGCTGCCCGGCCTTCATATAATAACGGAGGCAGTTCTGCCGTGACGCGCGTGACTCCGCAATCCAGTGCCCCACGCGCCGCTGCGCAGCAATATAGCGCTCCCCGCTCGGTGCCGCAGTACAGCGCGCCGCGTGCAGCGCCACAATCCAGTGCCCCGCGTGCAGCGCCACAATCCAGTGCCCCGCGTGCAGCGCCACAATCCAGTGCCCCGCGCTCTGGTTCGCAGTCGCCGCGCCGGCGTTAA
- the ptsP gene encoding phosphoenolpyruvate--protein phosphotransferase, whose product MNSTKAEVVFQGNGVSPGVALGSALKLDSYNRVILKTFIDDASVEAEIERVQQAIQTSKEQLESLKLRLEKKVGTEHGFILDVHILMLEDKSLMADIISIIRNHGANAEWAVRQATDRIRIAYQSLDDEYFRERVSDIENVVERILLNLSGDKPFSWTALPDELIVIGHDFNPSTFASMDLHKVRALALESGGRTSHTAIIARSLRLPAVMEIKGFLSTVTSGDLVLVNGDDGQLVLNPSDERVTRLRTRIEEARLGAGEPPASPGGAILTEDGCRVSLQANTELPHEVLAARKCGAEGIGLFRSEFLFFAHPQGFPSMSEQLETYQMLAREMAPHPVAVRTLDAGGDKTWARTEPSAEPNPSMGLRGIRLSLRAKDQFAAQIEAILRASGSGKLEIVLPMVSTVEELWEAKKLIEQVRTSIRLAGDQIPKMIPIGAMIEVPAAVLTLDRLAHEVDFLCVGTNDLIQYLLAVDRDNPHVAHLFQPLHPSILQCLSRIATTAKRLKKPVRICGEMCTNPFFAVLFLGMGYDQLSMNPRFIPGIRQVVRAVTVRAARKLVEKAMMLSTAQEVSDFLIDGVSRLVKLDLTPFVKEIKTNLGRSGTVQPGR is encoded by the coding sequence TTGAACAGCACAAAGGCTGAAGTGGTGTTTCAGGGCAACGGTGTCTCGCCCGGAGTCGCGCTGGGGAGTGCACTGAAGCTCGACAGCTACAACCGGGTCATCCTCAAAACGTTCATCGACGACGCATCTGTGGAAGCGGAGATCGAGCGCGTCCAGCAGGCCATCCAGACCTCCAAAGAGCAGTTGGAGAGCCTGAAACTCCGGCTGGAGAAAAAGGTCGGCACGGAGCACGGCTTCATCCTGGACGTGCATATCCTCATGCTTGAAGACAAGAGTCTTATGGCGGACATCATCTCCATCATCCGCAACCACGGCGCCAACGCGGAATGGGCAGTCCGGCAGGCCACGGATCGGATCCGCATTGCCTATCAGTCCCTAGACGACGAATACTTTCGTGAGCGCGTGAGCGACATTGAGAATGTGGTGGAGCGCATCCTCCTCAATCTGTCTGGCGACAAACCCTTCAGCTGGACCGCGCTTCCGGATGAACTGATTGTCATCGGTCACGATTTCAACCCGTCCACCTTCGCTTCCATGGATCTGCACAAAGTCCGCGCTCTCGCGCTCGAATCCGGGGGCCGCACCTCGCACACGGCGATTATTGCCCGCAGCTTGCGCCTTCCTGCGGTGATGGAAATCAAGGGCTTTCTATCGACCGTGACATCGGGCGATCTTGTGCTGGTAAACGGAGACGACGGCCAGCTTGTGCTGAATCCTTCCGATGAACGTGTCACCAGATTGCGCACCAGGATCGAAGAGGCGCGCCTTGGGGCCGGGGAGCCGCCGGCTTCGCCGGGAGGTGCCATCCTGACCGAGGACGGTTGCCGCGTGTCGCTGCAGGCAAACACCGAGTTGCCTCACGAAGTGCTGGCGGCAAGAAAGTGCGGCGCGGAGGGAATCGGTCTTTTCCGGTCGGAGTTTCTCTTTTTCGCCCATCCGCAGGGTTTTCCCAGCATGAGCGAGCAGTTGGAGACCTATCAGATGCTGGCCCGGGAGATGGCTCCGCATCCGGTGGCGGTTCGGACCCTGGACGCGGGCGGCGACAAGACCTGGGCCCGCACTGAGCCCAGCGCCGAACCCAACCCAAGCATGGGCCTGCGAGGCATACGGCTCAGCCTGCGCGCCAAAGACCAGTTTGCTGCCCAGATTGAGGCGATTCTGCGCGCCAGCGGCTCAGGTAAGCTGGAAATCGTGCTGCCGATGGTCTCGACCGTGGAGGAACTCTGGGAAGCCAAGAAGCTGATCGAGCAAGTCCGCACCAGCATTCGCCTTGCAGGCGACCAAATACCCAAAATGATTCCTATTGGAGCCATGATCGAAGTTCCTGCAGCCGTGCTGACCTTGGACCGCCTGGCGCATGAGGTGGATTTTTTGTGCGTAGGAACCAATGACCTGATTCAATATCTTCTTGCCGTAGATCGTGACAACCCGCACGTTGCCCACCTGTTTCAGCCCCTCCATCCATCCATCCTGCAATGCCTCAGCAGGATTGCCACCACCGCAAAGAGGCTCAAGAAGCCGGTGCGCATATGCGGCGAAATGTGCACCAATCCCTTCTTCGCAGTTCTATTTCTCGGAATGGGTTACGACCAGCTGAGCATGAACCCTCGATTCATACCGGGGATCCGCCAGGTGGTGCGCGCTGTGACTGTCCGGGCCGCCCGCAAGTTGGTGGAAAAGGCCATGATGCTCTCTACCGCACAGGAGGTTTCTGATTTCCTGATCGATGGGGTCTCGCGTTTGGTGAAACTGGACCTGACCCCCTTCGTGAAGGAGATCAAGACCAACCTGGGACGCTCGGGCACCGTACAACCGGGCCGCTAG
- a CDS encoding HPr family phosphocarrier protein yields the protein MIRRVLVVENKLGLHARAAAKLVHLTSRFRSDIHLARDGYRQAIDGKSILGVLMLAAARGTRLVVSISGADEIEADEAIGQLFADKFGEES from the coding sequence ATGATCCGACGGGTTCTTGTGGTGGAAAACAAGCTGGGATTGCACGCTCGGGCTGCGGCGAAACTCGTCCACCTGACTTCCCGTTTCCGCAGCGACATCCACCTGGCCCGGGACGGCTACCGCCAGGCCATCGACGGCAAGAGCATTCTTGGGGTTTTGATGCTCGCCGCCGCGCGCGGGACGAGGCTCGTGGTTTCCATCAGCGGTGCCGACGAGATCGAAGCCGACGAAGCGATCGGGCAGCTTTTCGCTGACAAATTCGGAGAAGAGAGTTGA
- the rapZ gene encoding RNase adapter RapZ, translating into MSLQELVVVTGMSGSGKGTVLKAFEDLGFFCIDNLPVPLIPKFIEGIHVSGGEVERAALVIDIRAGEKLRDLEKMLSSLREYEFRLFVLYLEARDEVLLRRFSETRRPHPLTGDKTLSQAIRLERKRLRAIRERADVIIDTSGYSIHEVKALVMDRFREHPRTEKLIVYLVSFGYKHGVPLESDLLFDVRFLPNPFFVAGLRMLSGRHREVAKYMRSHPETDEFIRRVLDFLKFLIPLYVKEGKAYLTVGIGCTGGRHRSVYVVEELARLLKIRSVTIKVRHRDEGQGRLPQTSS; encoded by the coding sequence ATGAGCCTTCAAGAACTGGTAGTCGTGACAGGAATGAGCGGTTCCGGTAAAGGGACCGTTCTCAAGGCCTTTGAGGATCTGGGTTTTTTCTGCATCGACAACCTTCCGGTGCCGCTGATTCCCAAATTCATCGAGGGAATCCACGTCAGCGGCGGCGAGGTCGAACGTGCTGCGCTCGTGATTGACATCCGCGCCGGTGAGAAGCTGCGCGATCTGGAAAAAATGCTCTCGAGCTTGCGCGAATATGAGTTTCGTCTCTTCGTACTGTATCTGGAGGCGCGCGACGAAGTTCTGTTGCGGCGGTTCAGCGAGACCCGGCGGCCCCACCCGCTCACGGGGGACAAGACGCTGAGTCAGGCGATCCGCCTCGAGCGCAAACGCCTGCGCGCCATCCGGGAGCGTGCTGATGTCATCATCGACACCTCGGGGTATTCGATCCACGAGGTCAAGGCACTGGTGATGGACCGCTTCCGGGAACATCCCCGGACGGAAAAGCTCATCGTCTATCTGGTGAGTTTCGGCTACAAGCATGGCGTTCCCCTCGAGAGCGACCTGCTGTTTGACGTGCGCTTCCTGCCGAATCCGTTCTTTGTTGCCGGGCTGCGCATGCTCAGCGGGCGGCACCGCGAAGTTGCGAAGTACATGCGCTCTCACCCGGAAACGGATGAGTTTATCCGACGAGTTTTGGATTTTCTGAAATTCCTGATCCCCTTGTATGTCAAGGAAGGGAAGGCCTACCTTACTGTGGGCATTGGTTGCACCGGAGGGCGCCATCGGTCAGTATATGTGGTCGAAGAGCTGGCCAGGCTGCTGAAAATTCGGAGCGTGACCATAAAAGTCCGGCACCGAGATGAGGGGCAGGGCCGGCTTCCTCAAACGAGTTCATGA